The Polaribacter tangerinus genome has a segment encoding these proteins:
- a CDS encoding PorP/SprF family type IX secretion system membrane protein has product MKKIYTVVVLLMIVISSNLQAQQESLISQYTEQMSLFNPAAVSIGESSKLSILHRRQWQGVADAPTTTSLTYGFYAGKNVGLGLSVITDKVFIEQSTFVGIDYSYRLQLDEQSTLYLGLKGGGNFYSVNTFNLRTYGYVVDPSLNSIANFTPNIGFGAYYTRGNFYLSLGSPRLLSTERATENNGRVASSRDRMHYYSSVGYDFIVNEAYNLRLRPSIFARSVIGSPSSVDFNTMLSLDDKFTLGATYRTSTSFAGIVQLAINPNLMLGWTYEVYSEPELTNTGDTMEFLLSYKF; this is encoded by the coding sequence ATGAAAAAAATATATACAGTTGTTGTGCTATTAATGATAGTAATTAGTAGTAATTTACAGGCGCAACAAGAGAGTTTAATCTCACAGTACACAGAGCAAATGTCGTTGTTTAACCCTGCTGCGGTAAGTATCGGCGAGAGCTCAAAGTTATCGATACTTCACAGAAGACAATGGCAAGGAGTTGCAGATGCACCAACCACCACTAGTTTAACTTATGGTTTTTATGCAGGCAAGAATGTTGGATTGGGTTTGTCTGTAATAACAGATAAAGTATTTATCGAACAATCTACCTTTGTAGGAATCGATTATTCTTACCGATTGCAGTTAGATGAGCAATCTACCTTATATTTAGGTTTAAAAGGAGGAGGGAATTTTTACAGCGTAAATACGTTTAATTTGCGTACGTATGGCTATGTGGTAGATCCTTCGTTGAATTCAATTGCAAATTTTACGCCCAATATTGGTTTTGGAGCGTATTACACGCGAGGCAATTTTTACCTTTCTTTGGGAAGTCCACGTTTGTTAAGCACAGAGCGAGCTACAGAGAATAATGGTAGAGTAGCAAGCTCTCGAGATAGGATGCATTATTACAGTTCGGTGGGCTATGATTTTATAGTAAACGAAGCGTATAATTTACGATTACGACCAAGCATTTTTGCAAGAAGTGTAATAGGTTCACCTAGTAGTGTAGATTTTAATACGATGTTGAGTTTAGATGATAAGTTTACTTTAGGAGCCACGTATAGAACTAGCACAAGTTTTGCAGGAATTGTACAATTGGCTATCAATCCTAATTTGATGTTGGGTTGGACCTATGAGGTATATTCAGAGCCAGAGTTAACCAATACTGGCGATACAATGGAGTTTTTACTTTCTTATAAATTTTAA
- a CDS encoding site-specific integrase yields the protein MKKIIKPQLGTVRYNLKESKESLRQSRKESPISLWFSYGKRQRLRYSIGISVGYADWDFERQRVRRNRSLIINSATVNRYLDKLQNELIHDHSELVLEGKEVNNEVLRSILDRLTNRNIESEVKVIQDDFFVFADEFIEEKRGSIENVTLLLYKQSLKKLKLFSDSTTSIDFTSFTRPILNDFKRFLEVEQGFKLNTISKHFKSIKTIVLEGKRRGLIGDVDLRLFSIPTEEPTKIYLSENEIRKIKDLDLSNDKTMELARDIFLMGCYTGQRISDYNRLSGIDIVEKDGVHFFEILQKKSGVKVNCPITQELKEIMHRYNNQPPPKLSDQKINKYLKLIGRRLDMNEDVLCHDTKGGVKRTYIRPKWEMLESHTARRSFCTNMYLKGMSIQDIMHFSGHKTEKEFLKYIRITSDERTKYILGQGFFNM from the coding sequence ATGAAGAAAATAATTAAACCACAATTAGGAACTGTAAGGTACAATTTGAAGGAATCCAAAGAGTCATTAAGACAAAGTAGAAAAGAAAGTCCAATTTCATTATGGTTTTCTTATGGTAAACGACAAAGATTAAGATATTCAATTGGAATATCAGTAGGTTATGCAGATTGGGATTTTGAAAGACAAAGAGTTAGAAGAAATCGAAGTCTTATAATTAATTCAGCAACAGTTAATAGATACCTTGACAAGTTACAGAATGAACTCATTCATGATCATTCGGAATTAGTATTGGAGGGAAAAGAAGTTAACAATGAAGTTTTAAGATCTATTCTCGATAGGTTGACAAATCGAAATATTGAATCAGAAGTAAAAGTAATTCAAGATGATTTTTTTGTTTTTGCAGATGAGTTCATCGAGGAGAAGAGGGGTAGTATTGAAAATGTTACTTTACTACTATATAAACAGTCCTTAAAGAAACTTAAATTGTTTTCAGATTCCACAACATCAATTGATTTCACATCTTTCACAAGACCTATTTTAAACGACTTTAAGAGGTTTTTGGAGGTTGAACAAGGGTTTAAATTAAACACCATTTCAAAACATTTCAAATCAATAAAAACGATTGTTTTGGAAGGGAAGAGGAGAGGTTTAATTGGAGATGTAGATCTCAGGTTGTTTTCAATCCCAACGGAGGAGCCAACAAAGATTTATTTAAGTGAGAATGAAATACGTAAGATTAAGGATTTAGATCTTTCAAATGACAAGACTATGGAGTTAGCAAGAGATATTTTTTTAATGGGTTGTTATACAGGACAACGTATTAGTGACTACAATAGATTATCTGGTATTGATATTGTAGAAAAGGATGGGGTCCATTTTTTTGAAATTCTTCAAAAGAAAAGTGGTGTTAAGGTTAACTGTCCAATCACACAGGAACTAAAAGAAATAATGCACAGATATAATAACCAACCCCCTCCAAAACTATCAGACCAAAAGATAAACAAGTATCTCAAGTTGATTGGTAGAAGATTAGATATGAATGAAGATGTTTTATGTCATGATACAAAGGGAGGAGTAAAAAGAACCTATATTCGTCCAAAGTGGGAAATGTTGGAGTCACATACTGCACGTAGAAGTTTCTGTACCAATATGTACTTAAAAGGAATGTCAATTCAAGATATCATGCATTTTTCGGGTCATAAAACTGAAAAGGAATTTCTTAAGTATATTAGAATCACATCAGATGAGCGTACTAAATACATATTGGGACAAGGATTTTTTAACATGTAA
- a CDS encoding urocanate hydratase, producing MSFKKQILQGIPAVLPQKKSYPTEANSAPKRTDCLTIEEKQLAIKNALRYFPKKWHKELAIEFAEELKEFGRIYMHRFKPDYEIYARPISEYPAKTEAAAAIMLMIQNNLNPAVAQHPEELITYGGNGAVFQNWAQYLLVMQYLAHMTDQQTLHLYSGHPMGLFPSSKNAPRVVITNGMVVPNYSKPNDWEKMNALGVSQYGQMTAGSFMYIGPQGIVHGTTITVMNAFRKILKKGDTPNGKIFLTAGLGGMSGAQPKAGTIAGCITICAEINKKAATKRHQQGWVDVLIDNIDVLVDRTLAAQKNNEIVSIAYIGNIIDVWERFDEENIRIHLGSDQTSLHIPWTGGYYPADLSYEESNLMLRENPTLFKEKVQISLRRHAKAINKHAKKGTYFFDYGNAFLLEASRAGADVMASNNIDFKYPSYVQDILGPMCFDYGFGPFRWVCASGDHKDLDKTDTIAAEVLQKLMDESPEEIKLQMQDNITWIKNAKKNKLVVGSQARILYADAIGRIKIATAFNNAIAKGEIGPVILGRDHHDVSGTDSPFRETSNIYDGSKFTADMAIHNVIGDSFRGATWVSIHNGGGVGWGEVINGGFGLLLDGSKEAEKKLKNMLFYDVNNGIARRSWARNKEALFAIKREMERTPNLKITIPNLVEETILKDLF from the coding sequence ATGTCATTTAAGAAACAAATTTTACAAGGTATCCCAGCAGTTCTGCCTCAAAAAAAATCGTATCCAACAGAAGCTAATAGTGCTCCAAAAAGAACAGATTGTTTAACAATTGAAGAAAAGCAGTTGGCTATTAAAAATGCTTTACGTTATTTTCCAAAAAAATGGCATAAAGAATTAGCTATTGAATTTGCTGAGGAATTAAAGGAATTTGGACGAATATATATGCATCGATTTAAACCCGATTATGAAATATATGCAAGGCCAATATCGGAGTATCCAGCTAAAACAGAGGCTGCTGCTGCTATTATGTTAATGATTCAAAACAACCTGAATCCTGCAGTTGCTCAACATCCAGAAGAATTAATTACCTACGGAGGAAATGGTGCAGTTTTTCAAAACTGGGCTCAGTATTTATTGGTAATGCAATATTTAGCGCATATGACAGACCAGCAAACCCTACATTTGTACTCTGGCCATCCGATGGGTTTGTTTCCATCTTCTAAAAATGCCCCAAGAGTTGTAATAACAAACGGAATGGTAGTTCCTAATTACTCAAAACCAAATGATTGGGAGAAAATGAATGCGTTGGGTGTTTCTCAATATGGTCAAATGACCGCTGGCTCTTTTATGTATATCGGTCCGCAAGGTATTGTTCATGGAACCACAATTACCGTTATGAATGCATTTAGAAAAATATTAAAAAAAGGAGATACTCCCAACGGAAAAATATTTTTAACTGCTGGTTTGGGTGGTATGAGTGGTGCGCAACCAAAGGCAGGAACTATTGCCGGCTGCATAACTATTTGTGCAGAAATTAATAAAAAAGCTGCTACTAAAAGACATCAGCAAGGTTGGGTAGACGTTTTAATTGACAATATTGATGTGTTAGTAGACCGGACGTTGGCAGCTCAAAAAAACAATGAAATTGTTTCCATTGCCTATATTGGAAATATTATTGATGTTTGGGAACGCTTTGATGAAGAAAATATACGTATTCATCTTGGCTCCGACCAAACATCATTGCATATTCCTTGGACAGGCGGATATTATCCTGCAGATTTATCTTACGAAGAATCTAATTTAATGTTAAGAGAAAATCCAACATTATTTAAAGAAAAGGTACAAATATCCTTAAGAAGACACGCAAAAGCGATAAATAAACACGCTAAAAAAGGTACTTATTTTTTCGATTATGGAAATGCATTTTTATTAGAAGCTTCTAGAGCTGGCGCAGATGTTATGGCTTCTAATAATATAGATTTTAAATATCCTTCTTATGTTCAAGACATTTTAGGTCCTATGTGTTTCGATTATGGCTTTGGCCCTTTTAGATGGGTTTGTGCCTCTGGAGACCATAAAGATTTAGATAAAACAGACACTATTGCTGCAGAGGTTCTACAAAAGCTAATGGATGAATCTCCAGAAGAAATAAAACTGCAAATGCAAGACAATATTACATGGATTAAAAATGCCAAAAAGAACAAACTAGTTGTTGGGTCGCAAGCAAGAATATTGTATGCAGATGCTATTGGAAGGATAAAAATTGCTACTGCTTTTAATAATGCAATCGCAAAAGGAGAAATCGGTCCTGTTATTTTGGGCAGAGATCATCACGATGTAAGCGGAACAGACTCTCCTTTTAGAGAAACTTCAAACATTTACGATGGTAGTAAATTTACTGCAGACATGGCTATTCATAATGTTATTGGAGATAGTTTTAGAGGTGCTACATGGGTTTCTATTCACAATGGCGGTGGTGTAGGCTGGGGAGAAGTAATTAATGGTGGCTTTGGTTTGTTGTTAGATGGTTCTAAAGAAGCCGAAAAAAAACTAAAAAACATGCTTTTTTACGACGTTAATAATGGAATTGCAAGAAGAAGTTGGGCTAGAAATAAAGAAGCACTTTTTGCTATTAAAAGAGAAATGGAAAGAACACCAAATTTAAAAATTACCATACCAAACCTTGTAGAGGAAACTATTCTAAAAGACCTATTCTGA
- the hutG gene encoding formimidoylglutamase: protein MDFNKELIENYIPGNQKNWTGRHTENSLQYWYQIIETENVTKKFSKANFGLIGYACDEGVRRNLGRVGAKNGPKNIRTKLAKIPFHFQDKKIIDFGDITCNDDKLENCQRSFSEVIGKLISQKIIPIGLGGGHDIAYANFNGIKKGIKDFKNHKIGILNFDAHFDLRKTTNLSNSGTPFYQILSENNNVYYLPIGIQQQSNTKELYEIAANNSVEFISNFDCSELTNQLKDKLQSFIDNIDYLYLTIDLDGFSSAYAPGVSAPSPLGFSPKFMYDIIPFILKTHKVVSCDIAELNPKYDIDNHTATLAARIIDCIVSNSKKTPF from the coding sequence ATGGATTTTAACAAAGAACTCATTGAAAATTATATTCCTGGTAACCAAAAAAATTGGACAGGTAGGCACACCGAGAATAGTTTGCAGTATTGGTATCAAATTATTGAAACCGAAAATGTAACGAAAAAATTTTCTAAAGCAAATTTCGGACTTATTGGTTATGCTTGTGATGAAGGAGTTCGAAGAAACTTGGGGAGAGTGGGTGCAAAAAATGGCCCCAAAAATATTCGTACTAAATTAGCTAAAATTCCTTTTCACTTTCAGGATAAAAAAATCATAGATTTTGGTGATATTACCTGTAATGACGATAAACTAGAAAATTGTCAGCGTTCTTTTTCTGAAGTAATTGGTAAACTTATTTCTCAAAAAATAATACCCATTGGTTTGGGAGGTGGACATGATATTGCCTACGCAAATTTTAATGGAATTAAAAAAGGTATTAAAGATTTTAAAAATCATAAAATCGGTATTTTAAATTTTGATGCACATTTCGATTTAAGAAAAACAACAAATCTTTCTAATTCTGGAACACCATTTTATCAAATTTTATCAGAAAACAATAACGTTTACTACTTGCCTATTGGAATTCAACAACAATCTAATACAAAAGAACTCTATGAAATTGCAGCTAACAATTCGGTAGAATTTATTTCAAACTTTGATTGTAGCGAACTCACAAATCAACTAAAAGACAAGCTACAATCTTTTATAGATAATATTGATTATCTATATCTTACAATAGATTTGGACGGCTTTTCATCTGCCTATGCACCTGGTGTTAGTGCTCCTTCTCCACTGGGTTTCTCCCCAAAGTTTATGTATGATATTATTCCTTTTATATTAAAAACTCATAAAGTTGTATCTTGTGATATTGCAGAATTAAATCCTAAATACGACATCGATAACCACACCGCTACTCTTGCTGCTAGAATAATAGATTGTATCGTTTCTAATTCCAAAAAAACACCCTTTTAA
- the hutI gene encoding imidazolonepropionase, with protein sequence MKLLFKNIKELIQIRDSNTTFVAGKEMGNLPSLKNAFLIVEDGVIADFGKMNDCPNDSFTQTIDATGKILMPTWCDSHTHIVYAGSRETEFVDRLKGKTYEDIAKNGGGILNSAKRLERTTAQDLYTESKLRLDEVIKLGTGAIEIKSGYGLTKDAELKMLRVIKKLQKNYPIEIKVTFLGAHAVPSSYKNKKNEYLKMLIDDVLPIIKKEKLADFIDVFCEEGYFSVSDTHTILKAGKDIGLQGKIHVNQFHSIGGVAAGVENNVLSLDHLEILTDADINSLKNTKTMPVALPSCSFFLGLPYTPARKIINAHLPIALASDYNPGSSPSGNMNFVVATACIKMKMTPEEAINAATINGAYAMNLSNKIGSITKGKLANIMLTKPIQSYAFIPYSFGNNCIEKVFVKGKEILTP encoded by the coding sequence ATGAAACTACTATTCAAAAACATTAAAGAACTCATTCAAATACGAGACAGCAATACCACTTTTGTTGCTGGTAAAGAAATGGGGAATTTACCAAGCTTAAAAAATGCTTTTTTAATAGTTGAAGATGGAGTGATTGCTGATTTTGGGAAAATGAATGATTGTCCTAATGATTCTTTTACCCAAACAATAGATGCTACAGGTAAAATATTAATGCCTACATGGTGCGATTCTCATACGCATATTGTGTATGCAGGTTCTCGAGAAACTGAATTTGTAGATCGGTTAAAAGGTAAAACCTACGAAGATATAGCCAAAAACGGAGGAGGAATTTTAAATTCTGCAAAAAGGCTTGAACGAACAACAGCGCAAGATTTATATACAGAAAGTAAATTACGATTAGACGAGGTTATAAAACTTGGTACTGGTGCTATAGAAATTAAATCGGGTTATGGCTTAACGAAAGATGCTGAGTTAAAAATGTTGCGAGTAATAAAAAAGCTTCAAAAAAATTATCCCATAGAAATAAAAGTTACCTTTTTGGGTGCTCATGCAGTTCCATCATCCTACAAAAACAAAAAAAATGAGTATTTAAAAATGCTTATTGATGATGTTTTACCAATTATAAAAAAAGAAAAGCTTGCCGATTTTATTGATGTTTTTTGTGAAGAAGGATACTTTTCTGTCTCCGATACTCACACTATTTTAAAAGCTGGCAAAGATATAGGGTTACAAGGTAAAATTCATGTAAATCAATTTCATTCTATTGGCGGCGTTGCTGCAGGAGTAGAAAACAACGTTCTTTCTCTAGATCATTTAGAAATACTTACCGATGCAGATATCAATTCTTTAAAGAACACCAAAACTATGCCTGTAGCTTTGCCTAGCTGCTCCTTTTTTTTAGGACTACCATATACTCCTGCACGAAAAATTATAAATGCCCATTTACCAATTGCCTTAGCTTCTGATTACAACCCTGGCTCATCTCCATCCGGAAACATGAATTTTGTAGTAGCAACTGCTTGTATAAAAATGAAAATGACTCCCGAAGAAGCTATTAATGCTGCTACTATTAATGGTGCTTATGCAATGAATTTAAGCAACAAAATAGGAAGTATTACAAAAGGAAAACTAGCAAATATAATGCTTACAAAACCAATTCAATCCTATGCATTTATTCCCTATTCTTTTGGTAATAATTGTATAGAAAAAGTATTTGTAAAAGGAAAAGAAATATTAACACCTTAA
- the hutH gene encoding histidine ammonia-lyase: MFKYGIDRLTLHKVAEIASGNLKAYIDKEATQKIIASRQKVSIITQNKKAVYGINTGFGPLCDVQISPKETNQLQTNLLVTHAVGIGENIDKNLSKLMMICKVHALCQGYSGVRLSLIERIIYFIENNLLPTVPKQGSVGASGDLAPLSHLFLPLIGEGDFWVDDKILPAKEVLKMHNLAPLELKAKEGLGLINGTQFILAHTISGLIKMEYLLDLVDVCGAMSIEGYKGSQSPFKEELHKIRPYKGTIKVAERMRFLLQDSQNTSSHENCERVQDPYSMRCIPQVHGASRNAFYHLKELAEIEMNSVTDNPIILSETEAISGGNFHGQPLAMALDYCSIAASELGNIADRRCYLLLEGKYGLPRLLTESGGLNSGFMIPQYTTAALVTENKSLCFPPSADSIPTSLGQEDHVSMGSISGRQFNEILGNLEKILAIELMYAAQALEFRRPNTFSKIIEQNHAIIREKVKKLENDRILKDDIQELLSLVKNKQIIVK, encoded by the coding sequence ATGTTTAAATATGGAATAGACAGGCTTACTTTACACAAAGTAGCAGAAATTGCGTCGGGAAATTTAAAAGCATATATAGATAAAGAAGCAACACAAAAAATAATTGCCAGTAGGCAAAAAGTGAGTATAATTACACAAAACAAAAAAGCTGTATACGGTATAAATACAGGTTTTGGACCATTGTGTGATGTTCAAATATCCCCCAAAGAAACCAACCAACTGCAGACGAACTTATTAGTGACTCATGCAGTTGGTATTGGTGAAAACATAGACAAAAACCTTTCGAAATTGATGATGATTTGCAAAGTACATGCGCTTTGCCAAGGATATTCTGGTGTGCGTTTGTCTTTAATTGAAAGAATTATTTATTTTATAGAAAATAACCTTCTACCAACAGTACCCAAACAAGGTTCTGTTGGTGCATCAGGAGATTTAGCTCCACTTTCTCATCTTTTCCTACCACTTATTGGAGAGGGTGATTTTTGGGTAGATGATAAAATTTTACCGGCTAAAGAAGTTTTAAAAATGCATAATTTAGCTCCTTTAGAACTCAAAGCCAAAGAGGGTTTGGGACTAATTAACGGAACGCAGTTTATTTTAGCCCATACCATTAGTGGGTTAATAAAAATGGAATATTTGCTTGATTTGGTAGATGTTTGCGGTGCGATGAGCATAGAGGGCTATAAAGGCAGTCAATCTCCATTTAAAGAAGAATTGCATAAAATTAGACCTTATAAAGGAACTATAAAAGTGGCCGAAAGAATGCGATTTCTCTTGCAAGATTCTCAAAACACTAGTTCTCATGAAAATTGCGAAAGAGTACAAGACCCATATTCTATGCGTTGCATACCGCAAGTTCATGGTGCCTCTAGAAATGCGTTTTATCATTTAAAGGAATTGGCAGAAATAGAAATGAATTCTGTTACTGATAATCCAATTATTTTAAGTGAAACCGAAGCTATTTCTGGCGGTAATTTTCATGGTCAACCACTTGCAATGGCACTAGACTATTGCTCTATCGCTGCTTCAGAACTTGGTAATATAGCAGACAGGCGTTGTTATTTACTTTTGGAGGGTAAATATGGTTTACCAAGATTGCTTACCGAAAGTGGTGGTTTAAACTCTGGTTTTATGATTCCGCAATATACCACTGCAGCTTTGGTTACTGAGAATAAATCGTTGTGTTTTCCTCCTTCTGCAGATAGTATCCCTACTTCTTTAGGACAAGAAGACCATGTATCTATGGGGAGTATTTCTGGAAGACAGTTTAATGAAATACTTGGTAATTTAGAAAAAATATTGGCCATAGAATTAATGTATGCCGCACAAGCATTAGAATTTAGACGCCCCAATACATTTTCTAAAATAATAGAACAAAACCACGCTATTATAAGAGAAAAAGTAAAAAAACTAGAAAATGATAGAATTCTAAAAGATGATATTCAAGAACTATTATCCTTAGTAAAAAATAAACAAATAATTGTAAAATAA
- a CDS encoding LysR family transcriptional regulator — MSYQIEIRHINYFLAVAEELHFRKAAEKLFISQPGLSRQIKLLEESLGVVLFERHNRKVELTKVGEYLKSEFSSQLKVLSHTLEMAKLLSDGKKGELKIGYVGSAMQQVIPDLLLNFKHKNPDILFNLKELNNKQQLEDLVSFTIDIGFVRLERIPRYLESKIIIKENFCLVLPKEHPINSATFKSMAQFKEESFVLFDAHYSVSYYEKVMQIFDDCGFTPVISHNTIHASSIFKLVENNFGISIVPKSLAKKRGHKVKFIELENIPQKTTLSVVWNPKNKNTVLEEVLGYV; from the coding sequence ATGAGTTATCAAATTGAAATACGCCATATAAATTATTTTCTGGCAGTAGCAGAGGAGCTGCATTTTAGAAAGGCTGCAGAAAAGTTATTTATATCTCAGCCAGGCTTAAGTAGGCAGATAAAATTATTAGAAGAATCGTTGGGTGTAGTGCTTTTTGAGAGGCATAATAGGAAAGTTGAGTTAACAAAAGTTGGAGAGTATTTAAAAAGCGAATTTTCGTCTCAATTAAAAGTGCTTTCACATACTTTAGAAATGGCAAAATTATTGTCGGATGGTAAAAAAGGGGAATTAAAAATAGGCTATGTTGGCTCTGCAATGCAGCAGGTAATTCCCGATTTATTACTCAATTTTAAACATAAAAATCCTGATATATTGTTCAACTTAAAAGAATTGAATAATAAGCAACAACTAGAAGATTTGGTATCCTTTACCATTGATATTGGTTTTGTTCGCTTAGAAAGGATACCAAGATATTTAGAATCTAAAATTATTATAAAGGAAAATTTTTGTTTGGTTTTACCCAAAGAGCATCCCATAAACTCGGCTACTTTTAAAAGTATGGCTCAATTTAAGGAAGAGTCATTTGTACTTTTCGACGCTCATTATAGTGTTTCTTATTACGAAAAAGTAATGCAAATATTTGACGATTGTGGTTTTACTCCTGTAATTTCTCACAATACCATTCATGCAAGTTCTATTTTTAAGTTGGTAGAAAACAATTTTGGAATATCTATAGTTCCAAAATCACTCGCAAAAAAAAGAGGACATAAAGTAAAATTTATAGAGTTAGAAAATATACCTCAAAAAACCACTCTTTCGGTTGTTTGGAATCCTAAAAATAAAAATACCGTTTTAGAGGAAGTGCTTGGTTATGTGTAA